In the Thermomicrobiales bacterium genome, GGACCTCATACTCCCCCCGCAACGCATGCCGCGCCGCCTCCCTGGCCAGATACAGCACACGCCCCGCGCTCTCCCCGTCCCCCGTCCCTCGTCCCCCGTCCCTGATCTTCACATAGTCGAGGTCGGGCCTGACCGCCGCTGCCACGTTCGACGTCAGCGTCCACGGCGTCGTCGTCCAGACCAGCAGGGCGGCGTCCTCGTCCACCAGCGGGAACTCGACATAAACGGAGCGATGGGTGCGATCCTGATAGCCCTCGACCAGCTCCATCTCGGACAGGCCGGTGCCACAGCGCGGGCACCACGGCATCACGTCGTCCCCCTTGTAGATCCAGCCGCGCTCGTGGCAGGTCTTCAGGAAGTGCCAGATCGTGTAGTTGTTGACGTCGGACATCGTGTAGTACGAGTTGTCCCAGTCCATGAAGTTGCCGAGGCGCTTGGTCTGCTCCGTCTGGATGCCCGAGTACTTCCGGACGCGCTCCTTGCACAGGTTCACGAACCGGTCGATGCCGAACTCCTCGATCTCGCGCTTGCTGCCGAGGCCCAGCTCCTTCTCGACCTCGACCTCGACCCAGAGCCCCTGGCAGTCGAAGCCGTTCTGGTAGCGCTGCTCGTGGCCGAGCATCGTGTGGTAGCGGACCCAGAGGTCCTTGTAGGTGCGGCCCCAGGCGTGGTGGACGCCCATTGGGTTGTTGGCCGTGATCGGCCCGTCGAGGAACGACCAGCGCGTGCCGGAGCCGTCGTTCTTCGTCAAATACTGCTCGACCACGCCGCTGGAGTACCACCACCCCAGCCGCTCGCGCTCCATCGCCGGGAAGTCCGCCCTGGTGTCGACCTCCCGAAACATCCTCGCCGGTGCGTTCGTCACGTGTCTGCCTCCCTGTAGGGGACCTCACCCCCGGCCCCTCTCCCGCGGGGAGAGGGGTGTCGTGTGTCGAAGTAGGCTAGTGCGACGTAGACTCCTCCCCTGCCAACCCATCACACCCCCGCTCCCCGCGGGAGAGAAGCGCTGGATCGGCAGCGCAGGCTGCCAACCCATCACACCCCCTCTCCCCACGGGAGAGGGGGCGGGGGGGGTGAGGTCCCTCGCTCCCCCCCAAAACGAAAAAATCCCGCCCTCGAATGAGGACGAGATTGCTCCCGCGGTACCACCTCGCTTGGCCGGCCCCCTCTGGGGACAGCCCGCTTCTGGCGCCGCTGGTAACGGGGCGGCGTGCCCGGCCACGTCTACTGGGGCGTGTGCCCGTTCGGGTGGCGGCTCAGGAAGGATAGTCGGCGGCGGCGCCCCATGCCCGGCTCGCACCAGCCCGGACTCGCTGAGGGACGGCCGGCCGCCGACGTGGTTCCGTCGTTGCCGTTAGGGAAATCGTAGCAAACGCGTCAATACTACGAGCGCTGGCTCCGGTCCGGCGTGACCCGGTTGATGACCCACAGCAGCGCGAACGAGCCGAGGAATCCGACGACGATCGACCCGATCCAGTTGACCGCGTTCAGCCCGATCAGGTTGCCGATCCAGCCGCCGAGCCAGCCGCCGACCAGCCCGATCACCAGCGCGCCGCCGATCGTCGCTGGCTGCGTCGGGATCGAGCGATAGATAGCGAACATTGCCGCGGCGCCGGCGATCAGCCCTGTAATCAGCCAGATAATCAAATCCACCTGGTTGCCTCCTTGCTACACCGGCGCGTCTCGCGATTCAGTTGGGGTTGCCTGAGTGCCAGTATAGCGCCCGCCTGTCGACGCGTATACCCGCTCTAGCCCTCCGCGTTCGCCTCCAGCCAGCGCAGCGCCGCCTTCGCCATCATCTCGACGCCCAGCGGCAGCGAGCGCTCGTCGAGGTCGAAGCGCGGGTGATGGTGGTCGAAGTTCTTGCCCGTCTCGTCGTCGCGGCTGCCGACGAAGAAGAACGACGCCGGGATGCGGTCGGTGAACTCCGAGAAGTCCTCCGAGCCCATCAGCGGCGGGCCGGTGATCACGTTCTCTTCGCCGATGATCTCGGCCAGCGCCTCGTGAACGATCGCCGTCACGCCCGGGTCGTTGATCGTCGCCTTGCCGCCCGTCCTGTACTCGACCGTCGCCGAGCCACGCATCGCCTCGGCAATGCCCTCGATCAGCTTCGGCAGCCGCTCGGCCATGTAGTCGCCGACCGCCGGGTCGAACCAGCGCACCGTCCCGCGCATCGTGGCGGAATCGGCGATGATGTTCCCGGCTGTCGTCCCCGCGTGCAGCGTGCCAACCGTCACGACGGCCGGCTGCTGCGGGTCGACCTCGCGCGCCACCAGTGTCTGCAGCGTCGTCACGACCTCGGCCGCGATCACCAGCGCGTCGATCGTCTTGTGCGGTGTTGCGCCGTGGCCGCCCCGGCCCTGGATCGTCGCATGGAACCCGTGCGCGCCGGACATCGCCGGCCCGGAGATCGCCGCCGCCATGCCGACCGGGTAGTAGCTCATCAGGTGCAGCCCGATCGCCGCGTCGACCGTCGGGTCCTCCAGCACGCCATCGGCGATCATCGCCCGCGCGCCGCCACGGCCCTCCTCGGCCGGCTGGAAGCAGAAGACGATCGTGCCGGGGATCTCGTCGCGCTTCGGGTAGAGCAGCCGCGCCACGCTCATCAGCATCGCCGTGTGCCCGTCATGGCCGCAGGCGTGCATCACGCCCGACACCGTCGAACGGTACTCAACGTCGTTCTGCTCCTCGATCGGCAGCGCGTCCATGTCAGCGCGCAGCAACAGCGTCTTGCCCGGCCGGCCGCCCCGCAGCACCGCCTTGACGCCGGTCACGCCGATCCCGGTGCGGACGTCCTCGTAGCCGATCGCCCGCAGCCGCTCGGCGACGATCCCACTGGTGCGCACCTCCTCCAGCCCCATCTCCGGGTGCCGGTGGAAGTCGCGCCTCGTCTCGATCAGCTCCGGCAACCACTCTTCGATCTCTTCGCGGAATGTCTCAGTCACAACCATCCGAACGCCTGTCCCTTCCTGTCTCACGCGGTAGGTCGTCAACGTCAGACCGCCCAGTCGTTCGAGGCGTCAACTACCATCCTGGCTTGTCATCCTTCGCGTACGCGCTCAGGATGACAAGCCGACGGGGTGTCCAGAGCGGCAACATCCCCCTTCCTTTGTCATTCACTGCCCGGAGGGCGTCCGCGCAGCCGAAGAATCTCCCCACGCCGGACACGACCCAACACGGGAGAGATTCTTCGCTCCGCTCAGAATGACAAGCCGACGGGGTGGCTGCCGCGCCACACGACCTGACAGCTTGACGCTGACGACCCACTTAACCTTCAGACCACCGGGGCTATCGTAGCAGAGTGCAACGCGACTCCATCTCGTATCCTTCCAGCGAGGATGATCGACGCCACGCAGGGAGGCTGACTGATATGACCGGCTGGGATGACGTTGTCGAGCTGACCAGGCGGCTGGTTGCCGCGAAGAGCTTCACCTCGGTCGGCGAGCAGGAGGCAATCGAGGTCGCCCGCCAGGCGATGGTCGCGCTGGGCTACGCCGATGTCCAGATCGACGAGATCGGCAACCTCACCGGCCGGATGGGCGGCAGCGGCGCTGGCTGCATCGTCTTCGACGGCCATATCGACACCGTCGGCGTCGGCGACGAGTCCGCCTGGGCCAGCGACCCGTTCGTCGCCGCAGAGCGCGATGGCCGGCTCTACGGCCGCGGCACGTCCGACATGAAGGGCGCGATCGCCGCCATGCTCGTCGGCATCGCCCGCCTCAACCACGACCCGGCCCCCTGCGACGCGATCGTCTCCGTCAGCATCGCCGAGGAGGCGGTCGAGGGGTACGCCCTCGGCAAGGTGCTCGACCGCTACCCGGCCCGCGCCGTCGTCATCGGCGAATCCACCAGCCTGCACCTCGCCACCGGCCAGCGCGGCAGGGCCGAGATCGTCCTGGAGACGTTCGGCATCCCGGCGCACTCATCCACCCCACACCTCGGCCGCAACCCGATCCGCGCGATGGGCACGCTCGGCAACGTCATCGCCAACCTGCCGCCGCCGACCGACGACTTCCTCGGCCCCGGAACGATCGAGATCACCGATATTATGTCTCACCCCTACCCCGGCCTCTCGATGATCCCCGAGCGCTGCGTGGCCACCTTCGACCGCCGGCTGCTGCTGGGCGAGACCGAGGAGGACGTGCTGGCCGAGATGCAGAGCATCGTCGACGCCTACACGCAGAACGACCCGACCCTCAAGGCGCGAGTTGCCTTCGGCGTCGACCGGTTCCAGACCTGGACGGGCTACGAGGTGGACGCGGTCAACTTCGCCCCGGCCTGGCGCACGCCCGACGATCACCCGATCGTCCAGGCAGCGATGAACGCGCTGGTCAGCGCCGGCCTGATGCCGATGCACACCCACTACGCGTTCTGCACCAACGGCAGCGAATCCGCCGGCCGGCGCGGCATCCCAACGGTCGGCTTCGGCCCCGGCAGCGAGGCAGAGGCCCACCGGATCGACGAGAGCGTCGAGATCGCGCATCTCACCGCCGCCGCCACTGGCTACGAGTACCTCGCCCGCGAGCTGATCCGGCTGTGACCACCGATCCGCAGGACGAGCTGTTCGATATTCTCGACGCGGAGAGCCGGCCAACCGGCATGGCGAAGCCCCGCCGCCTCGTCCACCGCGACGGCGACTGGCACGGCGCGATCCACATCTGGATCGGCGCGATCGTGGCCGGCGTGCCGACCGTCATTTACCAGCGACGCTCGCTGACGAAGGACACCTGGCCCGGCGCGCTGGACGTCGCCGTCGGCGGCCATATCCGCGCTGGCGAGACGCTGGCCGAGACCGTCCGCGAGGCCGAGGAGGAGCTGGGTCTGGCGCTCACGCTGGACGACCTCACCCCAATCGGCCGGCGCTTCACCGACTGGAGCGCCGACGGCGTCATCGACCGCGAGGCGCAGGAGGTGTTCGCCCTCCGCTGCGACCAGCCCCTCGCCGCCTACCGACTGCACCCCGAGGAAGTCGCCGCCGTCATCGCCATCGACATCGACGCGGCCGAGTCCCTCTTCACTGGCCACGTCGATGCCATCCCGGCCTGGGAGCATGCTCGCGGCGCCGCCGAGGACCACCCGATCACGGTCCACCGCGCTGACATCGCCGGCTATGGCGCCCGCTACCCCCTCGCCGCCCTGGCTGCACTCCGCGCCGTCCTCCGTGGTGAGACGCCCGAGCCGTTCGAGTTGGGCGCAAGCGAGCAGTAGCCGGCTTCTGGTTCAGCGGCTAGCGCTCGTTCTCAACGAGCTCCTGGATGCGCGTGACGAACGCGGAAGCGGTCTCGGGAGGAAATGCTGCAACAGCCTCCGGATACTGACTTCCCGCCTCTGCCATACCATCCGCCGGGAGCGTAAACCACCACGGGTGGCCATAGCTTGTTGCCATGTACTCACGTCCGGCGTCGAAGTCCTCGAGCGGCCTGACAAAGAACACGTAGCGCTGACCAGCCACGAGCGGGATAGCTCCGAACTGCGCCTTCATCGCGGCGATCTCTGCCTGAGTCGTTGGGGGCGCCGCTGGTCGGTCGCCGGAAGCGCTCCGTCCCTCCATCTGAACGACGGGGAGGACCGAGGGCCCCTGACCCTTCAGATACGCCTCAACCGAGACCTCATACACCTGCCCCAGATGGAATCGTTGGCTATCTGGCTGACTATGGTTCGTCACGTCACGAGCGAGATTCACAATCTCGCCAGGAGCAATGACGGTTCCAACGAAAATGAACGGGGAGACATCGACCAACTGCTCCAGGCTGCCCACAATGATCGGGTCGACGAGTGAGCCAGTGGGGTCGACGGAAGGCGGTGTCGGCGCGACTGGGACTGGTGTCTCGCGTGACTCGGCGCCGTCGCCAGCGATGAGCTGTTCGACAATTCGAACAAGGTCGGCCGACGGCATCGCCGGTATTACGGAACGCGCCTCAGGCCAGAATGTGTCGGGCTGCGCCTGGCCATCCACCGGGAGAGTGAAGCGCCAGGGATGGCCAGCGGCTGTCGCGACGAGGTTGCTCGACGGGTCAAACCCCTCGATCGGTCGGGTAAAGAACAGATAGCGCTGTCCAATCCGCATCGGCGTGTACTCGCTGAACTGGGCCCGCGCCTGCGCGACCATCGACGGTGATAGCTCCGCCGGCACGTTGCCGTCCTCGACGGAGAGGACACCTTCAAGCTGGACCCCGTACAGCATTTCGGGGCCACGCTCGGTGAGATACCGCTCGACGGCGACGCCATAGGTCTGGCCGAGGTGGAAGATGTGGTCGTCGGGCTTGCTGTGATCATCAACATCCCGAGCCATGTTCACGATTCCACCGCGCGTCACAACCGTCCCGATGTAGATCTGCGGTGAGTTGCGGACCAGCACATCCAGTGACGGAACAATCACCGGATCCATTCGCACCTGGGTCACGCTGGGGGGTGTCGATTCGCCGCACCCGGAGAGGGCCAACGTGAGGATGACCACCGCGGCGCCAAGCAACCTTGCCATCACGATCTCCTATCCGATAATGCTGAGGACGAGATGCTGAACGAGATTTGGAGGCCGTCGGCTACGGCACGCCGTACTTGGCATTGATCGCATTCACATCATCCTGCCAGGGGCTGAAGATGACTTCGCGATTCCGGCCGGTGCGCATCAGCGCGTTGGAGACATCGGAGTGATCGATGCCCAGGCAATGACCCATCTCATGCCCGGCGGTGCTGCGCTTTTGAAGATCGGGCCGGCTTCCCGAGTTGGAGTAGGCGGTATTGCCGAAGAGGTAGCAGCGAGTGATCTCGTTTGTCTGCTGGTTCCAGTACCACGATTGCGGCCACTCCATGTAGCCAGCCGCGCCGTCGCCCGCGTTGTAGTACGTGTTCAGCACAACCGCTCCGGTTGACGGATAGTAGTGCCAGCGTGGCTTCGTGTTGCGCGTGTTTCAGTCATCGCGGGCTTGCTCGAAGGCGGTCTTCTACAACGAGGCGCCTTGCAGATTGCTGCCCCAGCGATAGGTCACCGGGACAGTTCCATCAAGCTGGGTTGACCACCACCAGGGAAAGTTCACGAACGCGAGCGTCGACTGCGCGATGAGCAGGAGACAGACGGTGGTGACGCCGATAACAACATGTCGCCTGCACGAATGTGACATCTGGAATCCCTCCTCATCATACAATCCGACGTCGACTGCACTTCAGCGAGGTCCGCATTACGGGGGAATGTGTTCGGTAGTGTAGCACAGGCTCAGCGCATCTGTCAACTTTCGTTGTTTGCGCAGAGTTCTCCTGGTGGGTAGCGCAACGATTTCATAGTGCGCATGTCGTCGCCAGGTTGCGCCGGCTTCGATCGTGCTATCGAAGCCGAGGTCGCCACATCGATTGCCTACGGTCGCTCATCGACACTCGGGACTATCCGTGGATAATGGGCCCCGTGAAGAATTTGGAGAACGAAACCGGAGAGACGCATGTCGACAGAGTCTGCTCGATCGCCCCGCCTGCGAGACCTCGGCATCAGCATCGGCACGCTGCCGACCGGCCCGCTGAACGCCATCACCGACGTCCCCGGCGTCCGCGTCGGCGTCACAACGCTGATCGAGGGGGACGGCCCGCTGGTCGTTGGGCAGGGACCGGTTCGCACCGGGGTCACTGCCATCCACCCGCACGAGGGTTCGACCTTCCTGGAGCAGGTGCCCGCCGCGATCGACGTCCTCAACGGAGCTGGCGAGATGACCGGTCACGCGCTGGTGGATGAGTACGGCCTGCTCTCCTCGCCCGTGCTGATCACCAACACGCTCTCGGTCGGCGCGGTCCACCAGGCAACCGTCGAGTGGATGAGCGAGCAGCACCCCGAGATCGGCCCGCGCGAGTGGGTCGCCCCGGTCATCGCCGAGACCTACGACGGCGCACTGAACGACGTCGCCGGCCAGCACGTCCATCGCGAGCACGTCCGCGCAGCGCTGGATTCGGCCACGGCCGGCCCGGTCCCCGAGGGCAACGTCGGCGGCGGCACCGGCATGCTGCTGTTTGGCTTCAAGGGTGGCACCGGCACGTCGTCCCGTCAGATCGAGGTCGATGGGAAGATCTACACCGTTGGCGTCCTCGTGCAGGGCAACTTCGGATCGCTGCCCGATCTGCTGGTCGATGGCGTCCCGGTCGGCCGCGTGCTGGAGCCGACAATCGGCGAACGCAACCTGCGCTTCCGCCGCCAGCAACGCCGCGAGGGCTCGATCATCACGATCATCGCCACCGACGCTCCGTTCTCCGAACGCCAGCTGGGCCGGCTCTGCCGGCGCGGCATGCTCGGCCTTGGCCGGGTCGGCTCAACCGCCGGGCACGGCTCCGGCGACATCCTGCTTGCCTTCTCAAACGCGCCGGAGAATCGCGTCCCGCGGTGGCCGGCCGGCCCACTGCTGCAGACCACGAGGCTGGCCGACGAGTGGATCGGGCCGTTCTTCTCCGCGACGATCGACGCCACGTCCGAGGCCGTCCTCAACGCGATGGTCGCTGCCGAGACGATGACCGGCCGCGACGGCATCACCGCCCACGCGCTGCCACACGACGAGCTACAGGCGATCATGCGACAACACGGGCGGTAGGGCCGGCCCTTTACCGGCGCCCACAGCAGGGCTGGGGACTTACTCCCCCTCTCCCAAGGTTGGGAGAGGGGCGGGGGGTGAGGGCCGTCCCCCATCCCTACGCTGCCCCCACGCACCCATCCCGCCAGACAGGTTCGCGACGTTCGCATGGCCGCGTTGCTTCAGCAGACTCGTCACCAGGCTGCTGCGGTAACCCGCGGCGCAGACGACGATGATCGGTTGCTCGGGGGCGCCATCAAGCATCTCCCCCTGAAGGAGCTGTTCGGCCGACACATTCAGCGCGCCGTCGATGTGGCCGAGCGCAAACTCCGCTCGGGTTCGAACATCGAGCACCCGGGCGCCGCCAGAAGCGATTCGCGGCGCGGCCATCTCAACGCTCATCTGCTCGATTTGCTGTACCGGCAGGCCGGCCGCTTCCCACGCATCCCGGTCGGCCACGACGTAGCCGCCGATCGCATCCAGCCCGATCCGGCCCAGCTGAATGACCGCCTCGCGCACGTCCTCCCGGTCGGCCACGACCAGCACGATCGGCCGGTCATACGAAGCAGACCAGCCAGCCCAGTTCGGCAGGCTCGATCCTACGCCGATATTCAGTGACCCCGGCAGGAAGCCGGTCCCGAACTCCTCTGCCGGCCGGACGTCGATCAACGTCACTGCTCCACGCTCCCCGGCCAGGATGGCGCGTAGCTCAGTCGGGTCCAGCTCGTCCGGCTGCGGTGGGCCGCCGAGGATCTGCGGCCCGCGCTTGTTCAGCTGCTTCATCACCGGAAAGTAGACCGGGGAGGCCGGCAGGTCATCGAGCATCAGCCGGATGAACGATTCCTCCGTCATCGGCTGAAAGGCGTAGTTGAACCGCTTCTCCTGCCCCATCGTCGTGCTCTCGGCATCGCCGATCGCCTTGCCGCACGCCGAGCCGGCCCCATGGCCCGGGTAGACGACGATGTCGTCGTCGAGCGCCATCAGCTTCTCGTGGATCGTCCCATAGAGCGCAGTCGCCAGCCCCTGGGTATAGGTCGCGCCAAGGAGATCTGGCCGGCCAACCGCGCCAACGAAGAGCATGTCGCCGCTGAACAGCATCGGCGCGCTGTCCGGCTCGGCTTCGTTGCCCACCAGGATGCAGATGTGCTCCGGCGTATGCCCCGGCGTCAGCAGGATCTCCAGGCGCAGCTCGCCAACCTCCAGCGTGTCTCCATCATGGACCGGCTGATGCGGGAACTCGTTCTCGCCGACGGCGCTGAGGAACATCGTCGCGCCAGTTCGTTCGGCCAGCTCACGGGCGCCGGATGCGTAGTCGGCATGGATGTGCGTTTCGAGAATATGGGTGATTGTCAAGTCGTGCGCAGAGGCCAGATCGAGATAAACCTCGACATCGCGGCGAGGGTCAATCACCACTGCCTGTCGGGAGTGAGCCGAGCCAAGCAGGAACGATGCCTGCGCGAGACCATCGGTATAGATCCGCTGGAAGAACACGGGAGACCTCACCTTCACTCACGGATTGCACACGCGCCGGCCGCGCGACGCCAGACGGGAAAGGTCGATGATACGCTTGGATCACGATGACAGCATCAGCTGGACGATCAACCGAAAACGACCGGGGGTCCTTGCCGTTCGGACCGGGCCTCGTTGTCGTGATCCTCGGCCTGTTACTGGTCGCGGTTGTCGCCGCCGGTGTCTGGCTGAACCATCGCGACCGCACGCCGGCCGAATCAGTCGTGACAATCGCCGCGCTCCGCGCCGACCCAACGCGCTACGACAACCAGATCGTCCATATCGAAGGGCAGGTTGAGGACGTCCGCGAGGCGCCATTCCTCTCCCAGTACGCACTGTACACCCTTCGCGATGAAACCGGCTCGATGCGTGTCCTGACCCAGCACGGCGCCCCGCCCACGGGCGCTCCAACCCGGCTGGTTGCTACTTACCATGCCAGCGTCACGCTCGACGACGAGTTACGCGCGATCATCCAGGATCGGCTCGGGGCCGCGGCCGGCGAGCTCACGCGACTACTGCCCGGCATTCCACTCAACGTCGTCTTTCTGGAGCAGGAGCGATACGAGCCGACGTCGTCCCGGCGTTCCCCGGCGCCCTTGCGATTGTTTGCCACGCAGCGACACGCCTCGGCGTCGTCGATACGCTATGTGGCGAGCAGGCACGACGACCGAACAGTCCACCCGGTCGCATTCCGAATCGGTTTAGCTGGGGGCAGTTCAGCTCTGGTTACGGTGGAGGGCCGCTGAATCTGCTGTCATCGCGGTCGGATCTTTGACCTTCTCGCGGAAGATGTCGCGAAGCTCGGCTTCCCGGGCAATCTTGGCTTCCTCGCCGGCCACCCGCACTGCCTCAAGGCGAGCCTTGATCTGATCGACGATCCCCGGCCTCGGCTCGACGTCCCCGACGACCCGGGCAACGCCGTCCGGTCCGCTCACCTCGAGCTCGACGCCGGCCTGCATCTCCAGCAGCTTCGACGCTGCGACGCCGACGCCAGTTCCGATCGCTGTGCCCACCAGGATCTTGATCCCGTTATTCACTGTGATCTCCTTTCCCGATCGGCCATTTCGGCGATCAGCGCGACCGCGAGCGTAGCAGCAGCAACAACAGCGCGACAACCCCGCCGAGCGCCCCGCCCAGCGCGGCAGCCGACGCCGGCGTCAGCAGCGGCTCGACTGGCCCGTCGGCGTGGCCGGCGAACAGTACGATGCGCGAGCCCTCGACCGTCGCCCGGTCGGTGCTGAGCAGGACAATCGCGCTGTCTTTGACTCGCGCTTCCTGAGCCACCACCTGGACGGCGCTCGATTTCAGCAGCACGACGTTGTCTGCGCCGATCGTCAGCGCGCCGGACTGGTCGAGCTGAGCAGACTTCGTCTCTAACGCCTTCGCGCCAGAGCGCTCCATCGACACACGCTCGGCGGTGATGCGCTCTGCGCCAGACCGATCGAGCAGCACCGTGGTCGCCGCGATATCACCGACATCGACCTTCGTCGCCTGCTTCGCCGGAATCGAGACTCTTCCTCCCGGCTGCTTCCAGATCGTGTCTCGCACGCCGGCTTCGCCGTTCTGGTTGTCCTGTCGCTCGTCACTCATCCATCACCGCCGCCAGACACTCACGAACGTCCACCAGGCCGGGGGACAACCGCATCTTACGGATCCTGGCATGCGAGCGTCAACGCGTGTTTGTGTCGCAACGAGGAAATCAGCGCCGCGCGGTATGCTTGAGGAGAATTGATGTAAGCCGGCCAGTGCGGCACGGCAAGGAGGACAATCGACAGATGGCTCGACCGCGAATGCGCGCAATTCCCCTCGGCGGTGTCGGCGAGGTTGGCAAGAATATGATGGCTATAGAGTACCGGGGCGACCTGGTGCTCATCGATGCCGGAGCAAAGTTCCCCGAAGAGGAGCAGCGCGGCATCGACCTGATCATCCCCGACACGACCTATCTCACCGAAAATCTCAACCGCTTCCGCGCTATCCTGCTGACCCATGGCCACGAGGACCACATCGGCTCACTCCCGTATCTCGTCCCGCAACTGGATAGCATCGCGCCGGTTCCCATGTACGGGTCCCGGCTGGCGCTAGCGTTTGCGCGGAACAAGCTGGAAGAGGCCAAGGCAGCGCACCTCGTCGATTTCATGCCGATCGATCCGGGCGTGAAATATCGTATCGGCCACCATATGGAGGTCGAATTCATCCCGGTCACCCACTCGATCCCCGGATCCATGGCGATCTCAATCAGCACGCCAGTCGGCCGGATGATCCACACGGGCGACTTCAAGTTCGATCCGACGCCGCCGCTCGGTCCGCACACCGACGAACGACGCCTGCGCCAGATGGGGGACGAGGGCGTTCTGGCCCTGTTCTCCGACACCGTCCGCATCGAGCGCGAGGGCAGCACGCCGAGCGAGGCGATCGTCTCCGAGACACTCGACCGGATCATCGGCCAGGCGCAGGGGCGCGTGATTCTGACATCGTTTGCGTCAAACATCCTCCGGCTGGAACAGGCAATCGAGAAGGCTGCCCATCACGGTCGGAAGGTCGCCGTCGTCGGGCGCAGCATGGTCCAATCGGTCGACGTCGCCCGCGACCTCGGCTATATCAACCCACCCCCCGGAGTCATGCGCCCGGTGGACGAGGTCACCAAGCTGCCGAAGAATCAGGTTATGATCCTGACCACCGGCTCGCAGGGTGAAGCCTCGGCCGCGTTGGCGCGAATGGCCAGCGGCGACCACCCGCAGCTGCGGATCGCCGAAGGGGACACGGTGATCCTGTCCGCCACACCCGTACCGGGCAACGAGGAGACCGTCTCGCAGACCATCGATAACCTGTTCCGCCGTGGCGCAAACGTCTGCTATTCCGCGATCGAGCCAAATGTCCACGTCTCCGGCCACGCCGCCCGTGACGAGCTGCGGCATATGATCGAGTTGTTGCGCCCGAAGTTCTGCGTCCCGATCCACGGTGAGTACCGTCACATGCACCTGTACAAGCAGATGGCAATCGAGACCGGCATCCCCAGCGCCAACATCCTGATCCCCGAGTCGGGCGTGCCGATCTCGTTCTCACGAATCGACGCGCGCAAGGATCCAGCCGTCAACGGCGGGTCGGTGCTGGTCGACGCGCTCGGCAACGAC is a window encoding:
- a CDS encoding ribonuclease J, with the translated sequence MARPRMRAIPLGGVGEVGKNMMAIEYRGDLVLIDAGAKFPEEEQRGIDLIIPDTTYLTENLNRFRAILLTHGHEDHIGSLPYLVPQLDSIAPVPMYGSRLALAFARNKLEEAKAAHLVDFMPIDPGVKYRIGHHMEVEFIPVTHSIPGSMAISISTPVGRMIHTGDFKFDPTPPLGPHTDERRLRQMGDEGVLALFSDTVRIEREGSTPSEAIVSETLDRIIGQAQGRVILTSFASNILRLEQAIEKAAHHGRKVAVVGRSMVQSVDVARDLGYINPPPGVMRPVDEVTKLPKNQVMILTTGSQGEASAALARMASGDHPQLRIAEGDTVILSATPVPGNEETVSQTIDNLFRRGANVCYSAIEPNVHVSGHAARDELRHMIELLRPKFCVPIHGEYRHMHLYKQMAIETGIPSANILIPESGVPISFSRIDARKDPAVNGGSVLVDALGNDRYRNVVLRRRDELDTVQVIIATVVVDLTRGAIIAGPELTGIRFDDEDSRKLIAGAEAELRSYLERQLRRGGMSYGYLVGKVKDIVARYVYQKAKLRPMILPVVTEL